TGTCATTGGAAAAAACGCTGTTCAGCCGGCTATTAACCCCCAAAAGTGGGCATCATGGAAGCAAAGAGTCGACTGTCTGATCGGGCAGTGGACGGTTGGAAATTTTGCCGAAAAAGGCGTTTGATCAGTGGGAGCGTTCCGGTACCACAGCAGCACACCACACAGATCGGTGGTGTGACGCACCACGATGGTTCCGGGACACCGTGGTGCAGTTGTGTACAACACTGAGTCAATCTTCTTGCTGAGCTTCTTGTGGTCCAGCAACAAGACCGGCGCGGGGCGTGCTGGCTGGCAACTGGATCACCCTGTCCCCACCGAAAGGCGCGGACGAAAAAACAGCGTCTAGCGCTGTTGCTCTTTATGTGTTGTCGACTACTTACCGCAAGGTGAATCACCCTGTATGAGCAAATAGTCGATATCTCCGGGTGGGCATGTCCAACTTCCCCGATGTGGTGTGCAACGGGGCAGGTGTCGTTGACTACCCGCAGCACAGCTGGGCTGCATTTGCTCGTCGCTGCAATACGCGGCGGGCGGGGAATCACCCGGTACACAACCATGTCCTGGTTTTCCTACCAGTCTGCGAAAACCACCAAATTTCAACCGTCATCCGAGACGTCAGGAGTTCAGTGTTGGCTATATTGGAATACTTAGCAACACAACCGCTACTCGCACTCTTTCTCATTATGGGAGTGGGGTTAGCCCTTGGAAAGGTGCGAGTGTTTGGCATCTCGCTCGGTGCTGCGGCAGTGCTCTTTGTGGCTGTCGGGGTTTCGACGGTCTATCCCGAACTGACATTTCCGCCGCTGCTGTTCCAATTCGGGCTGGCAGTATTCGTCTATGCGATTGGTCTGTCAGCGGGACGCGCATTCTTTGCCGAATTTCGATATCGCGGCTGGAAACTCACAGTGTTCGCCATCGTGCTCCTCACCGTGATGACTGGGGTGGCCTACCTTTTTATCGGCTTATTCGGCCTCAATGAGCGTATCGGTGCTGGCATGTATGCCGGCTCGCTGACCTCTACACCAGGTATGGCTGCAGTGGTAGCCCTCTTGGAGAAAATCGATCCCAGCGTCGCCTCCGAACCGGTGGTGGGCTATTCACTGGCCTATCCCGGGGCGGTACTTGGAACGATCGTGGTAGCCGTCATTGGTGCTGCCGTATTGAAAGTGGATCACCACCAAGATGCAGTGGATGAAGGGATGTTTACCTCCCCTCTGGAATGGACAGGGGTGCGGCTTCGCCCAGGCATTACCGGCCAAGTACGTGATCTGGCGACTATCGCCGGTGAAGAAATCCTCGCCACTCGCGTCATTATCGATAATCAACGCCACGAACTCGCAGAACCATTTGTGCGTCTCGAACCAGGCATGGTGCTGCTGATCCACGGTGACGGAGCAGCACTGCAGCGAGCAATCGCCAAATTGGGCGAAGAAGTCGTCATCGAGCTGTCCCATTCAGATTTGGACTACCGGGTGGTGACCGTATCCAACGAAGCGATTACCGGCCGGCCACTAGGCGAACTCGACACAGTGCAAAACGGATTTATGCTCGCCCGGATTCGCCGCGGCGATCAGGAACTTGTGGCAGAGCCCGAAGAAACCCTCGAGCTTTCTGACCGGGTGCGAGTTATTGCCCCGTCGACTCGGATGAACGAGGCGTATAAATTCTTGGGTAACTCTGAGCGGCAGCTAGCCGATGTTGATTTGTTGCCGCTGGCCATGGGGCTCGTTGCCGGTATGCTCATTGGTATTATTCCAATCCCGCTGCCGGGGGGAAATGTGTTGCAGCTCGGATTTGGTGGCGGCCCTATTGTTGCCGGGCTGATTCTTGGTGCGCTGGGTCGCACCGGCCGATTCAACTGGCAGCTGCCATATCACGCCAATCGCACCATTGGCTCGCTGGGCTTGGTGATCTTCTTAGCCGGGGTGGGTACTTCCGCGGGGAAAGGATTCAAAGCCGCCCTTACCGACCCTTCTTCGCTGAAAGTCGTCGCCGCAGGGTTTATCATCACCGTGATCACCATGACGATTTGTGGTGTGGTGTGCACCCGGCTGCTGAAGTTGAAGTGGGATGAGGCAATGGGGGTTGCGGCAGGTATCACCACCAACCCGGCTGTGATCTCATTTTTGAACGTGCAAACCAAAACCGAGCTTGCCACCCGCGGCTATGCCACCGTGTATCCGGCGGCGATGATCGGCAAAATTGTGGCCTGTCAGCTGTTGATGATGGCGTTTTTGTAACAACCGGACCCAAACCCTGACTGGCCAGCGCCGGCTGTGCCGGGCAGGCGGGGTTTGCTCACAGTGGGGCGGCTGCTTGTTGACCGCAGTTTCGCCACAGCTTGCATGACACGACAACGAAGCCCAACACCAACCGATTCATGCGGTGGCGTTGGGCTTTGTCTGGTGTTGGGGGATAGTGCAAAAGCAGACACCGAGCCGCTTCGCTGCAGGGCAATGTAGCCGGCGGCAGGGGACCATACCGCCGATCCTGTTGTTTTAGTGAGGCCAGGCTAGCTCGCCAAATGGGCGACAAAAATCGCTGTACCAGGAATAATGCGGCCACGCAGGGGAGAGAATTGGTTAAAAGACTCTTCCAAATCTTCCGGCCACTCCGGCTCAATGAGGTCGTCGAGGACAAATCCGGCATGCAACAATTCCCGGATCCGATCCCCCATGGTGCGGTGATGCTCGGCATAGGTCATCGTGCGGCTGTGCGGATCCCGCTCGACATACGGTGTGCGGTCGAAATAGCTGAGATAGGCGGTAAGCCCATCTTCGCCAGGATCGTCAGCAAAGACCCACCGAAACGGATGCAACACAGAAAATACCAGTTTCCCACCGGGGCGAAGCACCCGGGCAATCTCCTGCATAAGCCCTTGCGAATCGGCAACAAAACCAATTGCCCCATAGGCGGTAAACGCCACATCGAAACTATTGTCGGCAAATGGCATTCGGCAAGCATCGGCTTGCACCAGTGGAATACTGGGCTCCTTGGTGGTGGGATCGATTCCGTGCCGCAACATGCCCAGCGAAATATCTAGTCCCACAATGGAGCCAACTCCGTCGCGGGCGAGCCATCGTCCACAGGGGGCAGACCCGCACCCAAATTCGAGCACATCCTTATCACTTACGTCGCCGAGCAGCCGATGCTCTGCTTCGTCATAAAACTCTGGCGACCATAAGAAACGGCCGTCATGGTGAAGTCCTAAAAAGTTGGCGTGTTCGACATGGTAATTGTCGGCGTCAAAATCCCACCAAATGCGGTTGGCACGAACGGACTCGTCACCGGTTGCATCACCGAAACCGCCAGGGGCTGTCGATGGTTGAGGCTGTGGGTTGCCCGGTTGAGGTTGCATGGTCACGCTAAATTTGCTTCCTACCTTGCGCTTTGACTACTGTTTATGGAGTATGTCTGCGCACGCTCTCGCGTGGCTATTTTTATAGGAGAATAACCACCCGGTACGTGCGCGTGCCACGACCCATCATAACCAGCGGGTATAGCTTCAAACTATAGCCCGCAAGTGAGCGGGATAAGAACTTTGCAGGATTGTTGGCAAAGTGCACATTCCTTTGGCGGCATACACACCCTGTCCGTTTACGATTCCTATACTTTTTTGGAGCACATACCTTATGCCCACCAATAACACCCCTCAGGTGGCCGTCAACGATATCGGATCCACCGAGGACTTCCTCGCTGCTGTCGACGCCACCATCAAGTACTTCAATGACGGCGACATCGTCGAGGGCACGGTCGTCAAGGTCGACCGTGACGAAGTTCTTCTTGACATCGGATACAAGACCGAAGGTGTCATCCTTGCCCGCGAGCTGTCGATCAAGCACGACATTGACCCTGATGAAGTGGTCTCTGTTGGCGACCAGATCGATGCGCTGGTGTTGACCAAGGAAGACAAAGAAGGACGCTTGATGCTGTCGAAGAAGCGTGCTCAGTACGAGCGTGCTTGGGGCAACATCGAAGAGCTGAAAGAAAAGGACGAGCCGGTTACCGGTAAGGTCATCGAGGTCGTCAAGGGTGGTCTTATCCTCGACATCGGCCTGCGTGGCTTCCTCCCAGCATCGCTGGTGGAAATGCGTCGCGTCCGCGATCTGGATCCGTACATCGGCCAGGAGATCGAAGCGAAGATCATTGAGCTCGACAAGAACCGCAACAATGTGGTGCTGTCCCGTCGGGCATGGCTCGAGCAGACCCAGTCTGAGGTTCGCTCCGAATTCCTGCACCAGCTGCAAAAGGGTCAGGTTCGCAAGGGCATGGTGTCCTCCATCGTCAACTTCGGCGCATTCGTCGATCTCGGCGGTGTCGACGGCCTGGTTCACGTCTCCGAACTGTCCTGGAAGCACATCGATCACCCGAACGAAGTTGTTGCCGTCGGCGACGAAGTTACCGTTGAGGTGCTCGACGTTGATCTCGACCGGGAGCGTGTATCCCTGTCGCTGAAGGCCACCATGGAAGACCCATGGCGCGTATTCGCCCGCACTCATGCGGTCGGCCAGATCGTGCCAGGCAAGGTCACCAAGCTGGTTCCATTCGGTGCGTTCGTCCGCGTCGAAGAGGGCATCGAAGGCCTCGTGCACATCTCTGAGCTGGCTCAGCGCCACGTTGAGGTGCCGGATCAGGTTGTCAACGTCGGTGAAGAAGCCATGGTTAAGGTCATCGACATCGACCTGGAACGTCGCCGGATCTCCCTGTCGCTGAAGCAGGCTGACGAAGACTACCAGGAAGAGTTCGACCCGTCGAAGTACGGCATGGCCGACTCCTACGACGAGCAGGGCAACTACATCTTCCCAGAAGGTTTCGACCCAGAGACCAACGAATGGCTCGAAGGCTTCGAAGAGCAGCGCCAGGATTGGGAAGCTCGCTACGCCGAGTCGGAGCGTCGCCACCAGCTGCACACTGCGCAAATCGAGCGCAACCGTGCCGCCGCAGAGAAGGCTACCGAAGCACAGCTGAGCAACTACTCGTCTGAAGCTCCAGCTAACGATGCGCCGGCTGCTGCAGCCTCCAGCCAGGAAGCTGGCGGATCGCTGGCTTCCGATGAGCAGCTCGCTGCACTGCGCGAAAAGCTTGCCGGCAGCTAAACCCACTTTAGGCAGGCCGCTGATGTCGGCTAGCCAGTAGGTTGATCGCTAACAACATAGGGACGCCGACTCCACCGAAGCTGAACAAGCTGCGGAGGAGTTGGCGTCTTTTTCTGCTACCTCACCGGATACCACTTGCACCCGCAGGCGTCGCTGGCGGGTAGGTGGATGCGAGCCGCTGAAAAGCTGTCACAAGCACTTCGCCGGTGAGACCCACAAAATATCGTCTGCTGTCGTTGCAGCTGAGCGAATATCGTCAGGCTGCAGGGCTTGCTGGTTGCCCCGCGTACACCCCTACACCAAGTGTTGCTGTGAAGCAGCTGACCTTCTCGCTGCGGCGGTCACCATAGGAGCGACATCTCAGCAGTGCCAAAGGGCTAGTCGAAGCTTGCGTTGCCTGTGCACCTTCCGCCCTCCGAAGATAAACAGCTATGGGCACCAGCTGAACAGCAGCGTTGCAGCACAAGGTTGGGGAAGATAAAAAATAGCGCCTGAGCGGGACCGAAGTTGGCCACGCTCAGGCTTGCCCCTTACCGGAATGTGATGCACACACCCTGCGCGGCGAGGAGAAAAACAATGATCGCTGTTGCGGGAAAACCCTGCGCCGGCTATCTGTTGCCGCAGACCGCCTGGTGGATATTGCCGATCATCGCGATGCGTTGCTCGATGGATGCATCCTTTGGCACACAGCATTTCGCGCCAAGATAGGCCAGCTCAACATCCCCGAGTGCCGCCACCGATTCGGCAACCTTGTCAGGAGTCATCAGGGAAGCTGGTTCATCGGTCGACAGCGGCAAATGCCCATCAATCCACACCGGTCCATAGATGGTTTCCTCCGGTGACGCCCCAGAAAACAGCATGCCAGCCAGCAACCCTGATTCGGCAGCAATTCGGGCATGTTCAGCTGGGGCAACATCACCTCGGGATCCCACCGCAGAGCGACCCCAGTTGAGCGAGACATGCAACCCCAACTCGTTGGCGACAGCTAGTTCTTCCTCTAACAGGAGGAACCCTTTTTCCGGGGTGTGGGTGGTGGAACGTTCATCGCAATGCTCGATAACAATTTTCGTGTCCCCCCAATCCCAGCTGGCAACTTCTGCCAGGGAGTCTCGGAAGATCGCCGGGACCGCAATACTTGTCGGTGCCGAATGCAGTGCCACCCAATCAAACACATGGCCGGCGGAGGTGTGCATCTGCTCAATCCGGTTGCGAATCTTAGCGGTGAAATCGAGGGCTGCCTTGCGCCCATCCGCATCCGGAGATCCGAGGCCGAAGTTTGGGTTATCCCACACACTGACCATCGTCCCAGGAATGGCGGTGAGCACACTGTGGGTGAACCGATCCTTGAGCAGCGGGGTGAGAATATCTGGCTGCTCTAGCAGCTGTCCGGGGAAGGGCACTTCAAGCCCGTCCACCCAGCCAGTGTCAGCGAGCGCTGCGTAAAACTCGGTTTGGCCGGGAAGATCTGCCGGCTGGGCGGCATAAGCGCCAACGACAAAATTCGTCATGGCTTACACACTCCTTCAAATCGTGTGGTGTGAATATCGTTATTGTCAGCTTGTACTTGGCGCACCCGTGGTGGAATGCACTAGCTGGGCAAGACTGCAGGTTTCCTACGTCTTACCTACTGGGTTGCTACCTGCGGCGAGCGTAAGCGAGAGTGTCGCAAACGACACCCCGCTTCGGCCACAACTCCATGTTGTCTGACAAATAGATCTGCTGATTAGTGTACTCCCAAGGCGATAGGTTGCTGGGAGCTTTCCTGCAAAGCGGCCGCTGCATACTGGTGGTATTGGCCACAATTGCTACCGGCGGGCGATGTCGCCAAGTGTTGTTCTACCGGGCAGGTACAAGGTGGCGGTTTGCCGGCGTGGCAGCTGTTGTCTGAGAGGTGTGTTGTTCTGAAAAAGGAGTTGCCTGCTCGGCATTGACCACCAGGATTCGGTCCTATTGCAGGGAACAAGCAGCACCCCGCCATCACACCGGTCAAGCTCGACGATTGCGCGTGCTTCGGGTGTCGCCACGATCGGTGGCAAGAAACGGCGGGGTGCGGCAGATGTGGCAGCGTTTGTGCACTGCCGACGGTGATGCGATCGCTACTGGTGTGACGTGGTGTCCACTGAAGGCGCGGCACGCCACAGGGTTTCCCTGTTGTTGCGTCACATCACCGAATAGTGATGTCTGGCAAGACCCAGTGGTTTAGGCTTTGGCGATGATCTCGTCGTTGCCGTCTTCTGGACGAACCGCGTCGGCGTTGACCATCTTTTGGAACACACGTGGCAGGTTCAGGCCAATGGACAGGACAACAATACCGGCGAAGCCAACTGAGAGCACTGCCAGGGCGCCACCGAAGCCGAGCGAGGAGCCAGCAAGTGCAGCACCCAGGATCGGGCCGACAGCACCACCGAGGGCACCAACGTTGTAGCAGAAGCCCAGGCCGGCGGCACGGCGCTCGATCGGGAAGTAGGAGGCCACCCACTTCGGCAACAGACCAGAGATGCCCTGACCAAACATTTGGTTGATAAACAGCAGGGCAGCAACCAGTGCAACCAGTTCACCGTTTTGCATAAAGAGCGGGAACACGATGGTCTGCGAGATGATAATCGAGATTGCGTACCATTTGCGCATACCGAACTTGTCACCAGCGAAACCAGCAAGAATATAGCCGGCTGCGTTACCGAATCCGGCAAAAGTAATCACGTTGGCGACGGTGTCAGGATCCATGCCAACATCCTTGAGATAGGTCGGCAGCAGACCCTGGATCGGCCAGGTGTACATAAACGAAGCGAAGATGGTGAGCATGATAGCCACACCGATCACCCAGCGCTGTGGATCGAATTGGTAGATGAAGAAGATAAAGATCGCTGCACAGATGATGGCCAATGGCACAATCAGTGTGGCACCAATCGTGCGCGAGAAGATCAGCAGCAGGAATGCGGCGGCAGCTACCACGAGAATGATGTTGAGGATCTTCTTGTTGCCACCGAAGAGTACGGTGAGCATGTCGTGGTCTTTCGCCTGTGCACCGGCAGCTTTCTTATCCTCCCAGTCGTCTGCTTCCGGCAGGGAACGACGCATATAGATAGCGACAACAATCGGGATGATGCCAGTTAAGAACAGGGCACGCCAACCCCAACCAGCGTGGATGGAGTTATCAACCCATTGCACAAGATACTTGTCAACCTGAGCGGCAAGGATCACACCAAAGGCGAAACCGGAAAGCAAGAAGCCGGAGGCCTTGTTGCGCATATGCTTCGGCCAGGATTCGATGATGTAGGTGGCCGACGAGGAGTATTCACCGGCCATGGCGAAGCCGATCACCAAGCGGCAGATAAACAGTACCCAGAAGCCGGGGGCGAAAGCCATGAGAATGGAACCAGCGGCGAAGAGGAAGATCGACAGGATCATCGCTGGTTTGCGGCCGAGCTTGTCGGCTAATGCGCCCAGGATCAGTCCGCCAAACCAGCGAGAGACGAAGGCGGCCGAGACCAATGCTGCCGACTGCACGAGTGAAAGATCGAAGGCTTCTTTAATTGCTGGCAGTGCGAAGGAGATGAGCACAAAGTCGTAGCCGTCAAGCAGGACGCCAAGCCATGCGGCAAAGAATGCCTTCCACTTTTCCTTGGAAAGTTGCTTATACCAGGGGAGATGGAGGTTGTTGGCGGATTCGCCAACGGTTGTAGATTGCATATTGCATCAACCTTTCGAGAATCTGTAGTAATAAAGCTAAGTCAGATAATGGTTTTGGGGGTGCCTGGCGGATCGACACTCCGGCGGCGACATGCCCCGGTAGCGCCGACCCGCTAACAGGCAAGCCCACATGCCGCGAAGCTTCGTCTTGCCCCAAGGGGGAGAGCTAGCCTCGCAGGAATAGTTAGCTCATGGTGTTTTGGGAAGCTGTCAACCAACGCAGCGGAACCCGCGTGAAGTACAGGCCTTGGGTTTCCCGCTCCCAGAGCAGACCAATATCGCCATTGGCAAGCTGCGTCATGCACTGATAGACGTAATGGCGTGGGTTGAATACCCGGTTATGTGGCCAGGTCTTGCCATCATCAAGGCTGAGGCGCAACACACCACAGCCACGGAAGGGCAGCATCTGGGAGGCATTCGCGAATACGATGCCGGGTTCTCCGTCAACATCGACCGCAATCGCATTAGGTTGGGAGAAGATTTCGGTGAGCTGCTCGGCATACTCCATGTCTTCCCAGGTCTGACCACCGTCGTAGGAGATCGCGTGGCCTACTCGCCCAGAAGGATGCTGGTTGCGCATAAAGACGTGTACTGCCCCGGTGGAATCCTCGACGAGCACCGATTCGTGCAGCGAACCACGATCGTCGGTGAGACGTCGGGAAGTGAGCGTTTCGCCGAACAGCTCTCGTCCGTCATTAGGTGAGTCGGACAGTGTCCAATGTTCACCTGCGTCATCGGTGTAGATGACAGCGCAAGAGAAGGTTCGTCCTTCTTCATGGTTGTAATAGACCGGCACGAGAATGCGTCCCGCGAATTTCCCCTTCTTCAGTTGAATACCGTTGCCCGGGGAGGTGCCAAAAAAGCGCATCCAAGGCAGCTTTACCTGGGAGGTGATATCGATTGGCGCGGAGAACGTTTCTCCATCGTCATCGCTGGTGATCATCTGCAGATACGAAGTGCGGTGGGTAAACAGCGTTTCGTTGGTATCGACCCCATAGGCCAGGTAGATATTGCCGCCGGGTTGACCATTTGCGGTGACGTCACCTGACTGGCTGACGACATAGTCGGTGGCATCACCGGCAATCGTTGTCACACTTCCATCGGACTGAAGGAGGAATTCTTCCCCTGCTCGATTGTGCAGAATCATCCGGCCGTTGTCGTCATAGCCGGTGCCCGTGGCGCAGTTTGGCTGGCCGATACCGCCAGGGAAGTGGTCGATCACGACCAGGACTTTGCCGGAGGCTTCATCTTGGACGAGTACCGAGTCAATGACTGATGCTCCTTCGCGGCCTTCCCCCGGGTATTCGATGAGCGTTTGCATCTCTTCCCAGGTTTCACCATCGTCGAGACTGCGACGCATCACGAAGTCAATATCGTTAGGCGAGTCGTTGGCAATGCTGACGCGACGATCCGCGCCGGCTAAGATCACCCCAGAGTTGAGTCGGAGCAGCGAGGGAATCCGGTAGCTGATTGATCCGTGAAACCCGGTATCAAACAGCGCCCGTGTCTCTAATGGGGCAACACCTGCTAACCGCTTCACCTGGGCATCGCTGAGTACGGTGTCATAGATCGCAGCGGTTTGTGCTTCGCCGAACAGTCGAGAGTT
The Corynebacterium choanae DNA segment above includes these coding regions:
- the rpsA gene encoding 30S ribosomal protein S1; its protein translation is MPTNNTPQVAVNDIGSTEDFLAAVDATIKYFNDGDIVEGTVVKVDRDEVLLDIGYKTEGVILARELSIKHDIDPDEVVSVGDQIDALVLTKEDKEGRLMLSKKRAQYERAWGNIEELKEKDEPVTGKVIEVVKGGLILDIGLRGFLPASLVEMRRVRDLDPYIGQEIEAKIIELDKNRNNVVLSRRAWLEQTQSEVRSEFLHQLQKGQVRKGMVSSIVNFGAFVDLGGVDGLVHVSELSWKHIDHPNEVVAVGDEVTVEVLDVDLDRERVSLSLKATMEDPWRVFARTHAVGQIVPGKVTKLVPFGAFVRVEEGIEGLVHISELAQRHVEVPDQVVNVGEEAMVKVIDIDLERRRISLSLKQADEDYQEEFDPSKYGMADSYDEQGNYIFPEGFDPETNEWLEGFEEQRQDWEARYAESERRHQLHTAQIERNRAAAEKATEAQLSNYSSEAPANDAPAAAASSQEAGGSLASDEQLAALREKLAGS
- a CDS encoding sialidase family protein is translated as MSTHNAPEVLDLSAPIHSPIKLDSLATALGSIVVQFATTIDAPLLSISGENGSIDLAISGGRIDGSITIGDQHRHIDAEDTLGIDDGSIHTLGLTANETGLHLYVDGYEAFSTTPVGWLAELDQPRIVLDPQGVTDVQRLRVFPEPETNQMMVAHAVAASPFVEFAAAELSTRDAKRCGELTRGSIRARFRCRGIGQGGTIIGASGERGRLELCVEEGDLVFRVFESNTLIAEVTGNGHYDDGDWHDVVLTSGRGALILYVDGFQIGLAPGAAFFADIAPLTRVTVGMDLENSRLFGEAQTAAIYDTVLSDAQVKRLAGVAPLETRALFDTGFHGSISYRIPSLLRLNSGVILAGADRRVSIANDSPNDIDFVMRRSLDDGETWEEMQTLIEYPGEGREGASVIDSVLVQDEASGKVLVVIDHFPGGIGQPNCATGTGYDDNGRMILHNRAGEEFLLQSDGSVTTIAGDATDYVVSQSGDVTANGQPGGNIYLAYGVDTNETLFTHRTSYLQMITSDDDGETFSAPIDITSQVKLPWMRFFGTSPGNGIQLKKGKFAGRILVPVYYNHEEGRTFSCAVIYTDDAGEHWTLSDSPNDGRELFGETLTSRRLTDDRGSLHESVLVEDSTGAVHVFMRNQHPSGRVGHAISYDGGQTWEDMEYAEQLTEIFSQPNAIAVDVDGEPGIVFANASQMLPFRGCGVLRLSLDDGKTWPHNRVFNPRHYVYQCMTQLANGDIGLLWERETQGLYFTRVPLRWLTASQNTMS
- a CDS encoding aspartate:alanine exchanger family transporter yields the protein MLEYLATQPLLALFLIMGVGLALGKVRVFGISLGAAAVLFVAVGVSTVYPELTFPPLLFQFGLAVFVYAIGLSAGRAFFAEFRYRGWKLTVFAIVLLTVMTGVAYLFIGLFGLNERIGAGMYAGSLTSTPGMAAVVALLEKIDPSVASEPVVGYSLAYPGAVLGTIVVAVIGAAVLKVDHHQDAVDEGMFTSPLEWTGVRLRPGITGQVRDLATIAGEEILATRVIIDNQRHELAEPFVRLEPGMVLLIHGDGAALQRAIAKLGEEVVIELSHSDLDYRVVTVSNEAITGRPLGELDTVQNGFMLARIRRGDQELVAEPEETLELSDRVRVIAPSTRMNEAYKFLGNSERQLADVDLLPLAMGLVAGMLIGIIPIPLPGGNVLQLGFGGGPIVAGLILGALGRTGRFNWQLPYHANRTIGSLGLVIFLAGVGTSAGKGFKAALTDPSSLKVVAAGFIITVITMTICGVVCTRLLKLKWDEAMGVAAGITTNPAVISFLNVQTKTELATRGYATVYPAAMIGKIVACQLLMMAFL
- a CDS encoding MFS transporter, with the translated sequence MQSTTVGESANNLHLPWYKQLSKEKWKAFFAAWLGVLLDGYDFVLISFALPAIKEAFDLSLVQSAALVSAAFVSRWFGGLILGALADKLGRKPAMILSIFLFAAGSILMAFAPGFWVLFICRLVIGFAMAGEYSSSATYIIESWPKHMRNKASGFLLSGFAFGVILAAQVDKYLVQWVDNSIHAGWGWRALFLTGIIPIVVAIYMRRSLPEADDWEDKKAAGAQAKDHDMLTVLFGGNKKILNIILVVAAAAFLLLIFSRTIGATLIVPLAIICAAIFIFFIYQFDPQRWVIGVAIMLTIFASFMYTWPIQGLLPTYLKDVGMDPDTVANVITFAGFGNAAGYILAGFAGDKFGMRKWYAISIIISQTIVFPLFMQNGELVALVAALLFINQMFGQGISGLLPKWVASYFPIERRAAGLGFCYNVGALGGAVGPILGAALAGSSLGFGGALAVLSVGFAGIVVLSIGLNLPRVFQKMVNADAVRPEDGNDEIIAKA
- a CDS encoding methyltransferase domain-containing protein — protein: MQPQPGNPQPQPSTAPGGFGDATGDESVRANRIWWDFDADNYHVEHANFLGLHHDGRFLWSPEFYDEAEHRLLGDVSDKDVLEFGCGSAPCGRWLARDGVGSIVGLDISLGMLRHGIDPTTKEPSIPLVQADACRMPFADNSFDVAFTAYGAIGFVADSQGLMQEIARVLRPGGKLVFSVLHPFRWVFADDPGEDGLTAYLSYFDRTPYVERDPHSRTMTYAEHHRTMGDRIRELLHAGFVLDDLIEPEWPEDLEESFNQFSPLRGRIIPGTAIFVAHLAS
- a CDS encoding DUF4862 family protein, yielding MTNFVVGAYAAQPADLPGQTEFYAALADTGWVDGLEVPFPGQLLEQPDILTPLLKDRFTHSVLTAIPGTMVSVWDNPNFGLGSPDADGRKAALDFTAKIRNRIEQMHTSAGHVFDWVALHSAPTSIAVPAIFRDSLAEVASWDWGDTKIVIEHCDERSTTHTPEKGFLLLEEELAVANELGLHVSLNWGRSAVGSRGDVAPAEHARIAAESGLLAGMLFSGASPEETIYGPVWIDGHLPLSTDEPASLMTPDKVAESVAALGDVELAYLGAKCCVPKDASIEQRIAMIGNIHQAVCGNR